Proteins encoded in a region of the Corynebacterium genitalium ATCC 33030 genome:
- a CDS encoding DUF2469 domain-containing protein, whose amino-acid sequence MSAEELDNYEAEVELSLYREYRDVVSQFSYVVETDRRFYLANAVELIPHTEGKDVYYEVRMSDAWVWDMYRAVRFVRYVRVITYKDVNIEELDKPEMVIPE is encoded by the coding sequence ATGAGTGCTGAGGAACTGGACAACTACGAAGCAGAGGTGGAGCTGTCCCTCTACCGCGAGTACCGCGACGTGGTCAGCCAGTTCTCCTACGTGGTCGAGACAGACCGCCGCTTCTACCTGGCCAACGCCGTGGAGCTGATCCCGCACACCGAGGGCAAGGATGTCTACTACGAGGTCCGCATGTCAGACGCGTGGGTCTGGGACATGTACCGTGCGGTCCGTTTCGTCCGCTACGTCCGCGTGATTACCTACAAGGACGTCAACATCGAGGAGCTGGATAAGCCGGAGATGGTCATTCCTGAGTGA
- a CDS encoding ribonuclease HII has translation MRRLKQLRTYEVALSKAGLGPVAGIDEAGRGACFGPVTIAACVLPDKPIPALDGLTDSKKLTPAKRASLYDAILTSSDAHCVVHIPAAEVDRRGIHNANLDGARLAVAGLGLAPGFTLVDAFRVPGLTMPQLPIIGGDYTARCIAAASVLAKVSRDRLITKMAETFPDYGLESHKGYGTAAHMDAVRRHGASAEHRYTYANVAAAHEMYMRSRTQ, from the coding sequence GTGAGGCGACTCAAGCAGTTGCGCACGTATGAAGTCGCGCTGAGCAAAGCGGGCTTGGGACCTGTCGCAGGTATCGACGAAGCCGGCCGCGGCGCATGCTTCGGCCCTGTCACTATCGCCGCGTGCGTGCTGCCCGACAAGCCCATTCCAGCGCTCGACGGTCTGACGGATTCCAAGAAGCTCACGCCTGCCAAAAGAGCTTCGCTTTACGACGCTATCCTCACCTCCTCGGACGCCCACTGTGTCGTGCATATCCCTGCCGCGGAGGTGGATCGGCGCGGTATCCACAACGCCAACCTTGACGGCGCGCGCCTGGCCGTAGCGGGTCTCGGACTTGCTCCGGGCTTCACGCTTGTCGACGCATTCCGCGTCCCGGGTCTTACCATGCCCCAGTTGCCGATCATCGGCGGGGACTACACCGCCCGCTGCATCGCCGCGGCGAGCGTGCTGGCGAAAGTCAGCCGCGACCGGCTCATCACGAAGATGGCGGAGACTTTCCCTGACTACGGCTTGGAGAGCCATAAGGGCTACGGCACGGCGGCGCACATGGATGCGGTGCGCCGTCACGGTGCGAGCGCGGAGCATCGCTACACTTATGCCAACGTTGCAGCTGCCCACGAGATGTACATGAGGAGCCGGACACAATGA